Sequence from the Priestia megaterium genome:
ATGCAAGGAAGGAGGACAAAGTGTTTAAACTTGGAGGTGCTTACAGTAGGTTAAGAATGGAAGGACCTCTTTACTAATTCTTTGTAGCAGTAAAGAGGTCCGAAAGCGTCTTAATTAGAAATGAATAACTGCTGATTGTGCGGCCTTTTTATAAAACATACATAAAGTTAATGTATTCTAAACGTAGTGACATTCAAGATGTTTTCTCTAGAATTTTATAATCTGATGTTTTTTGAATATCTACATTATTTTCACCTGCAAATGTTTCTAACTCCTTAAAAATATTTGGTGGATTAAATAACGATATCCGCATATTCCAGCCTTTTTCCACTCGGACTATGGCCAATTTTGCTTTCCAACTTAAGCGCTTAAATACGATTTTTTTAATGTCCATAGGTTTAACTGTTTTTTGATATACTTTAAGCCTTAAAATATACGTTCTATAGGTTAAGGTATCTTTGTCTATCTGAAATTCATATCTGAGGAAAAGGGCAAGAAACGAACAAAGGATAGCAACAAGAAGTAAAAAAGCACCTATTTTATTATGTTGAAACATTTGAACAAATAGTAAAACCTTTAACAGCAATAAAGGAAAAATTATATTTTTTTGAGTAGCAGCTTTAAATAACATAGAGTCTCCTTCCTTTAGTAAATAAGACAACTTATTTTTCTTCTATGATATTATTTAATTATCAATTTAGATTAGATTTATATTGGGAGGTCTTTTACATGTATAACACCATTTCAGATTTTATCAAAGAATGGAACAACGAAGCCATGCTAACTCAAAAAGTTTTGGATAGCTTAACAGATGATTCGTTAGAACAACAAGTGTATCCTGAAGGACGTACGTTAGGGAGAATTGCTTGGCATTTTACAACAAATATTCCAGATTACCTAACTGAGTTTGGATTGAACATAGACAGAATAGAAAGTACAGCAAGCGTTCCATCTTCTGCACAGGAAATTGCTATAACTTTCAAAAATGTAAGTTCTCACGCTGCTAAAATTATCGAACAGCAATGGACAGATGAATCCTTAGAACATATACAAGAAGCGTTTGGTAGAAAGCAATCAAATGCTGCAATCTTAATGGGGCTAATCAAGCATATTGTTCATCACCGAGGTCAGATCACAGTTCTTATGCGTCAAGCAGGAATAAAACCCCCTGGAGTTTATGGGCCTCCAAAAGAAGATTGGGCTCAGTTAGGTGTGGAAAATCCACC
This genomic interval carries:
- a CDS encoding diguanylate cyclase is translated as MLFKAATQKNIIFPLLLLKVLLFVQMFQHNKIGAFLLLVAILCSFLALFLRYEFQIDKDTLTYRTYILRLKVYQKTVKPMDIKKIVFKRLSWKAKLAIVRVEKGWNMRISLFNPPNIFKELETFAGENNVDIQKTSDYKILEKTS
- a CDS encoding DinB family protein, which gives rise to MYNTISDFIKEWNNEAMLTQKVLDSLTDDSLEQQVYPEGRTLGRIAWHFTTNIPDYLTEFGLNIDRIESTASVPSSAQEIAITFKNVSSHAAKIIEQQWTDESLEHIQEAFGRKQSNAAILMGLIKHIVHHRGQITVLMRQAGIKPPGVYGPPKEDWAQLGVENPPL